A single Triticum dicoccoides isolate Atlit2015 ecotype Zavitan chromosome 2A, WEW_v2.0, whole genome shotgun sequence DNA region contains:
- the LOC119355545 gene encoding sister chromatid cohesion 1 protein 2-like gives MFYSKTMLSKKGPLGAVWVAGVRGVAALTRDQVLGTDVASSVDKILPDVETTYRILGLLLLGVVRIYSKKVEYLCYDSNQFFESTVRGKKVLQRGKKGACARRLVLDQEDTRRSKRVAVVQVPELDEPADLPPIFTVPKRFELDSFDLQIPEDREDDNDDHHQLPRQDTLLEDEHQRMPNLYEGMPYADLDSAYVVPVCIIPTEMIGVTDEVTDLLYLGNIGDELENESQNPDPACFTPVKDVLPPEAMDMMAEASELPEKSKEVKKARREVNGDPACSTPLPENQEMQRPVNAVENVVCADLHENHPVVEESENGLAVGKPNTTLSIEIPDIEEQESLEPSTPEPLREGASEKFVVATPAQNEKRQVTRKRRRGLYNKRKVWVLWDENAILDNDTMREMVDGVGVEDLVVKRRKAPHTRHQIWREPRFRSLQDTFMEPILPCDNIEPIMQYSTTVRLNSTTADASCGESVKAKKCLSYEPAESSNPHKEAANEETECVPNELTNGIQTPVGCYNQSQQSQDVCECNADTPYEKNNTLVNGDESVLPEERLYESTSHSALRNESLTADIDADIPMDEEHAARDEDFPLSTRTRAVAKCLHQLFLDQKCQEQSNVPVTLGQALEGSKRKTTARFFYETLILKSRGLIDVNQEKPYENITISATPQLDAVLQNPVPASTS, from the exons ATGTTCTACTCCAAAACGATGCTGTCCAAGAAGGGCCCACTGGGCGCGGTGTGGGTGGCGGGCGTCCGCGGCGTCGCCGCGCTCACCAGGGACCAGGTCCTGGGCACCGACGTCGCCTCCTCCGTCG ACAAGATTTTGCCCGACGTTGAAACCACATACAGAATACTTGGGTTGCTTCTGCTTGGCGTTGTTAGGATTTACTCCAAGAAGGTGGAATACCTCTGCTATGACAGCAATCAGTTTTTTGAATCAACTGTAAGAGGGAAGAAAGTTCTACAGCGAGGGAAGAAAGGTGCTTGTGCAAGAAGATTGGTGCTAGACCAAGAAGACACTAGAAGATCGAAAAGAGTTGCCGTCGTTCAAGTCCCAGAATTGGACGAACCAGCTGATCTTCCACCAATCTTCACCGTACCCAAAAGATTTGAGCTCGACTCTTTTGATTTGCAGATACCTGAAGACAG AGAGgatgacaatgatgatcatcaccaaTTGCCTCGTCAAG ATACTTTGTTGGAAGATGAACATCAGCGTATGCCAAATTTATACGAG GGGATGCCATATGCTGATCTGGACTCTGCTTACGTTGTGCCAGTATGCAT CATTCCAACTGAAATGATCGGTGTCACTGATGAAGTCACCGATCTTCTGTACTTGGGTAACATAGGGGATGAACTTGAAAATGAAAGTCAGAATCCTGATCCTGCTTGCTTTACACCAGTGAAGGA TGTTCTTCCACCTGAGGCGATGGATATGATGGCTGAAGCAAGCGAGCTTCCAGAGAAAAGCAAAGAGGTGAAGAAAGCTAGAAGAGAAGTGAATGGTGATCCTGCTTGTTCTACCCCTTTGCCGGA GAATCAAGAAATGCAAAGACCTGTGAATGCTGTGGAGAATGTGGTGTGTGCAGATCTACATGAAAATCATCCTGTAGTCGAAGAATCAGAAAATGGGTTAGCGGTAGGAAAACCGAACACAACACTATCTATAGAAATTCCTGACATCGAGGAACAAGAGTCTCTGGAACCTTCCACTCCAGAGCCCTTGCGAGAGGGAGCCTCAG AAAAATTTGTGGTTGCAACACCTGCTCAAAATGAGAAGCGCCAGGTTACCAGAAAAAGGAGGAGGGGGTTATACAATAAGAGAAAAGTTTGGGTGTTGTGGGATGAGAATGCTATCCTTGATAATGA CACGATGAGAGAAATGGTAGACGGGGTTGGTGTAGAGGATCTAGTCGTCAAAAGAAGGAAGGCGCCTCACACTCGCCATCAGATTTGGAGGGAGCCAAGATTTCGTTCTCTGCAGGATACTTTCATGGAGCCAATTCTTCCATGTGATAACATTGAGCCAATTATGCAAT ATTCGACTACAGTGCGCCTTAATTCTACTACAGCCGATGCCTCATGCGGGGAATCCGTTAAAGCAAAGAAGTGTCTTTCATATGAACCTGCTGAATCCAGCAATCCCCACAAGGAAGCTGCAAATGAAGAAACAGAATGTGTCCCAAATGAACTGACAAATGGCATCCAGACTCCTGTTGGGTGCTACAATCAAAGTCAGCAAAGTCAAGATGTTTGTGAATGCAATGCTGATACaccctatgaaaagaacaacacactaGTCAATGGAGATGAATCAGTGCTGCCAGAAGAGAGATTGTATGAATCAACCAGTCACAGTGCATTGCGCAATGAATCATTGACTGCTGATATAGATGCG GATATTCCTATGGATGAAGAGCATGCTGCCAGAGATGAAG ATTTCCCGCTTTCAACAAGAACTAG GGCAGTAGCAAAGTGCCTCCATCAGCTATTCTTGGACCAGAAGTGCCAGGAGCAAAGTAATGTCCCCGTGACGCTCGGCCAAGCCCTCGAAGGCAGCAAGAGGAAAACCACAGCAAGATTCTTCTATGAAACTCTG ATCCTCAAGAGCCGCGGGTTGATAGACGTGAATCAGGAGAAGCCCTATGAGAACATCACAATCTCTGCAACTCCACAGCTCGACGCGGTGCTGCAGAATCCAGTGCCCGCTTCAACTTCTTAG